The sequence CCTTCTTTCAAAGCTCTGTATGTACTGTCCACACAAGTACACcaacaaacacagtttttaaaaaatgtttaaaaaaggatttctttttttttttttttagaaatttccatttttctcaccaaaaacactgtttgcaaGTGGACAAGAGGTGCAAACTTATAATATGCATCACCAATCTGACTGAATATGTCATTATATTGAGCAGAAACACTAATTCTGTACCAGCAGACATTTACACTTTCATCTCTGCATACATCTATTTATACAGTGTGGTTGAGGGTGGTTTGCCTTTCTCTCTCATGTTTGAAGTTAGACAGAGTCATAATCATGgttagcttaaaactttgaatcccactatctttttttttaaatgtgggcaTGCTAACTTGTCAAAGCAGGAAAAGCACAGCTCTAATGAACTAGATTATTGATGAATAAAACACCTTAAAAGCAGCCCACCTAcaagaaatgcagtttttaatacTTTGATGTAGCAAAATGTGCATGTGAGTAGGTCAGGTTTCCCTTTGGTGTGTGTTGTCAAATGTCAGCTGGAGTACACTCTGTTCACACACATTCAAACTCAGGTCTGATCAAgccaacaaactaaaaatatctgCCAGGATGGTGAACTAAAGGCATTTCTGTTTCTACAATATTACATATCAAATTATATATGTTTTCCCTTGGGTACTTATTGATTTGCTGCCAAATTATctcactgatttttaaaatttgaaataaaatttaatgtttGAGGTTTTTTGCTGGTTAGCTTAGCATGAAGACCTCAGTCAAGAGCAAATATGTAAGCTCATGTacacactttattttattgtttcagaaaatgttgttaTGTGCAAGaacaaatatgtgtaaaataaaaacaacttgtagtTTGATAGGAGTTTTAATTGGCTACGTACGCTGAGCTCATTTGTGCTtcaaatttatgtttaaaatacagaCTTACAGACATATTTCCTGAAATTTTGACCTGTTTTCTGAACATTGCATCCTGTTTGAGACAATTTTGAACGGGGCAGATTATTTACCCATAACAGCAGACATTCCTTTTGCAGGTAGgatataaaatgtgtttcagaaACACCTCAGATGTCCAAAACTGGTATCGTGTAACGTAAAGAGGATTTCTCACAGTTTAACTGTAAACTGTGGACTAACACATTCCTGCTCCGTTTCTAAAGGTCAGAGGTCGTTCTGCAGCAGTAAAGGTTAAACTAGCCACCATGAATCGTCCGGCTCCGGTGGAATTGTGCCACAAGAACATGAGATTCCTGATCACGCACAACCCCACAGACGGCACACTCAACTCCTTCAAAGAGGTATGTCACTTATGAGTGCGCAGCCAGAGAGCTATGCACAAATAAACCATAAAGTTCAGACATACGTACACATATGCTATAAATCTGATTCAGTTCTGCACATctcgtgtttttgtttatggAAACCTGTGGTGCGTGTTGTACCTTTCAGGTCTTAAAACGATATGGTGTCACAACAGTGGTGCGAGTTTGTGACTGCACCTACGACAAGACGCCACTGGAGAAAGACGGTATCACTGTGTTGGTAGGAGCACAATCACACACCATTTACATGATACAGCATATAATCTCTctgttataaaaacacaaaagtgctggtattactctgtaggaCTGGCCCTTTGACGACGGAGCGCCACCACCCAGTAAGCTGGTTGACGACTGGTTGAGTTTGCTGAAGAAGAAGTTTCAGGAGGATCCTGGAAGCTGTGTGGCTGTTCACTGTGTCGCTGGTCTGGGAAGGTATGAGTTCTTTAACgggaaaacaaaactaaatagaAACATCCTTTTGTAGATTACAGTATAAAAATGGAATGAAGATGAAACCAGctaaatatttataaacaaaagtAATGTAATAATTACACGACTATCTTTTAAAAGAACATCTTTGAACCCCACAAACCTAAGTCTGTGTAAAAATGCTCGCAGGGCTCCTGTGCTGGTTGCTTTGGCTCTGATAGAGAGTGGCATGAAGTATGAAGATGCCATTCAACTCATAAGACAGTAAGTACTACACTGTGTATTACAATGACCATacagaaataacaacaaaaaataagtgCCAATGACAAACATGCTACTTAAAAATCAATTGAAACATATTTTTCGGCAccattttcatttaatcattaattTTCATGTCAGAGAACAAAAACCTTCCTTTtagataaagttattttttcaaaaactctttaatccctccattttgttatatttttttctataattttgttgaaattctgtatttattggatcatatttttatttatagtcCAATAGAAACTTAACATGTGAGTCCATATAATGACATATAGCTCTTTGACATATTCTACACTAAAATTGTAAATAGTCTgtcttaataaattagtttgtttgttaaaatcaCCCGTGTTTCCCTAAAACTAATATATGTATCTGAGCTTCATGACcatatgaaaaacaaatgaaagtaGGAATCCTTgtgggaatgcatatcacctgccgtTTTGCACAAACTACGTGAAggggaagactctcagctactaccacaacaaatttcagctcaatatttgtcaaactgttatagcaattttttactgtttgcaaATGTTGGTTAcctgtggaggccattttaacttggattgactccaaaagtttgaCAGGTGTTGATGCACagccattgattactttctgtgagtttcattaaaatccattcactcGTTTgggggagatattttgctaacatacaggCAAAGAAGGAAGCACACACAAGCAaatacatgattgcccacctttcatggcggTGGGCAATTGTTCTTTTGCTAAGTTATTTGGCCGATCTTACTGTATTCACTGAACCTCCTCCTGTCTTCTCCACTAAGtaaagaaatgtataaaacacagttttgatTATTCAGCCAGAACATAGGGTGGATTTCAGTTGCATCAAAAGAATTAAAATGGTATATGACACCCTTTCCTCTATCGGATGTATGTTTCAGGAAGAGACGCGGAGCCATCAACAGCAAGCAGCTCACCTACTTGGAGAAATACCGATCCAAGCAGAGACTTCGTTTCAAAGACTCTCACACATTCAAGAGCAAGTGTTGCAccatgtgaacacacacacacacacacacacacacacacacacacacacacgttttaaaaatgatgcacCTTCTGACACATGCCTCAGGAACCcatcaataaaatcaaacaccGAAGCATAAATGCTCCTTCTGCCCATCTGTCAAATCTTATTACAGAAATGTCAACAAAAGTcacctttctttccttttgaacaggtttttgtttattaatgatCATTTTGGGGGCatgtttgcttcattttatGGGTTACGGCGAACTAAAGTGGAGAAATGGGCAgagaatgaaaaacatttaaatgagatGTTACTTTTAACATtgcagttttgttaaataattcattACTGCTGACTGGTTCTCAACACATCAAAAATACAATGacctcaaaatgttttaaagctctttaaGAAAACTGACTACATCTAagaattttttatattttttatagcaaaaaattgttcaaagattagcattttttttaacaaaaaccaaatgttgACTCAGTTTTAAACCAGGGCTAAAAGGCTTCTGAAACAATTGAGGTTTCCTGCTGACACATTTTCTTAAACACATTAAGTTAAGAGTTAATTGcacttgtattgtttttttttctgaatgatgCGTAAATACATTTCTTTCTGTCACTTCATTTATCAAAATTGCTTTTTGCTGATGCACTTTTTACATATATGTGGTTTACGTAAGAAGATTTGTTCAGAAAACCATCTTCAACATGTCctgaataaaacctttttgaGGAAGCAAATAAGAGCagaaaacgtaaaaaaaaaaaaaaaaaagaattaaaggaGAAGTAAACCAAGTGAAGGTTGAAAAGAGGATTGATATGAGTACATGcgcttgtgtgtgtttctgtgtggctgGTAGTTTTTAGATGTTGCTGGACTGACCTGAGCTGAAAACTTTCatgtaattaaaagaaaaatggctgtatatgtatgtaaagaATGTAAATTTTGCATTGTGTAATAAAAAGTTTTGTCTAtatgtctttaatttattaactgTTTGACAGTTATTCTCTGAgttttttattacatgtttCTATTTTGTGCTATTATTAAGACACATTCATgcaattaaacataaaacaatacaatataataaaaagtaaaaaaaaaaaaaaatatcagtattTTACAACTGTAGTACTATCATCCTACCACCAAGGGGCGCACACTAACATCTACATGCTAAAGTGCCGATAGCAGCTACTTCCGCTAACTAGATGGACGAGTGTCGCAGATTCGACAGAAATTGGCGTTTTCGTAAAGTAACAAACACCTTAAATCTCTATTCTTTTAGTGTATATAGTCATATAGTGGTCCACACGTACCgataaattatttctttttgtttctttttacatgtGGGGAAAATGGACGGAGGACAAACAGGTAGGAGTTCTGGCTAATTTTAACTCGAATATGTTGATGGAGTCCTCATTTATCCCAGGCTCAAAGTCAAAACGTGCAAACGTTTTTGTATTAAAACGACTCGTCAAAACATCTTTAGCTGCTGACTTTTGTGCTCAAGGTGTGAACGCTGATGGTAGACTTTtgcattaaattataaaatgtctGCAGAGTAAACTGCATAAACATATACCATATAACATAAACTGCATATAAAattcattattaaaaataatatgtcTATGGTGCTGACAGACACTTTTATTGTAATTGGCTTTTTGTTATAATATTAACTGTCTGTTGTAAAACGGAATTAAAGTTAGTATATGGACACAAGAAAGCAGAATTATGCAATTGTGGTTCTTTTAATGTGAATATATTAATTGATGAATAATAGTTGTTTTATTACTGTGCAGTGGTGTATGTGTTTCTGTATCTTCTACCTTTTCTCCTTGTCTTTCCAGCTGgttctgtgtttatgtgtagaCTGTGCCACCTCTTCTCTCCCAGTCGCTCTCAGCTGTTGGTTCATTGCTCCCAGCTGCATCCCCAACATGAGTCAACAGAAGATATTATGATTGCACTGCAGCCACTTATTGCAGAGCCTGTGGAGAAGCTAGCAGGTAGAAGTACCATAATATTGCAAGGATTACTGTCACGGAATgagtttcatttacaaatatgttCAAGTCACTAGTTATCTAACATTCAGGATCACTTCAGTACTTCGGGTGATGAATAATAGTGATGGACTAAAGCTCCATCAAACTTATTGTGCCATACAAATGTAAAtgagagcaaagaaagaaaaaaaatctgtgcttCCCATTaacatgttatgtttttttggTGCTGCATTCCTCTCTGTAACTTCTTGTTTACTCGCTCTCAGAGGGTCCAGTGAAGCGAAAGCGAGGACGGCCAAAAGGCTCCACGAAGAAGACTCACATTAACTTGACAGAGGAAACGAGCGCCGCTGCTCATTCTGCAGAGGATGATTCTCAAAGAGagcaaaagagaaacaaagaggaaGACCAAGGGTGTAGTTTAGACAAAGGTAgctctgtttgcatttttaataaacttgtttttttatttttatctactGAGAGATATCTGTCCATTAGACTTGTTTCAATTGTTAgaaatttttttacttttaccccattcttttgaaaagtaaattgttattttttcctgaaTATGACAGTGTTATTAACgcattttgactgttttgttttttgttttcttcagttgcAGAGGGTGAGATTCTAAAACTGGAATGCAGACACTGCCATCGCTCATTTGGAAACAAACGACAAATCCTCAAACACATCTGCCTGAAACAGGACGATAAAGAAGAGGATGACACAGAGAATGGTGAGGAGAAAGGCGGCAGACATATGAAATTATTTCCCAAAGAAAAGTCCCATTGCGCCCCATGGAGCCTTACAAAGATCAGTAGTTGGGGgtttaactaaagaaatgtgttgaaatCTTATTTCTTtccattaatttttttaaacttaaccAAATGTCTCGAGATCCACTATAAATCTCATAAATATTTGTGATAGTTTGCATTTGTGGTTATTCTGATTAGCCAGTGTGGTCATTTTCAGAGGGTGTCTGTGGTGCAGAGGTAGAGGGGGGTTCTGGAGGAGCAACTGTGAACCACGctaaacaaaaatctgcaagaggctcaaaagaaaaaggcaagCTTTAGATTTGGTTGCAATCTCTTAAGAGTAACAGTTACTACAGTAAATGgttacattttgctttaaataaaatcttttgtcTACATGTAGATGTGAACAGCTTTAAACTGTCCAGAGGCAACATCTCAAATGAAGAAGATCCAACATCTGGGCAGAAAAAGTCTGTTATCGGTGTCGTTCTGACAGAGGATAAAATACTTCCAGGTAAGTCTAAAACAaaggtttgtctttttatttttcattttagccaAAAGGTGATTATTTAggataaaaatgtgttattttaaattcaacagGTGTCAGTAAAATGGTACCAGTCGAGGACAATTCAGCAGAAACTGAGTCTGCAGCTGTTCGAGCTCATCATCAGGTAAGCAAAAtattaattcagttcaattcaatttatttatatagcaccaactTGCAACAAAAAGTCATCTTGGggcactttacaaaaaaaaaatcaaaaatccaatttagATCCACATTAAAATGTAACTTCAGTAAATTCATTCCTTCTAATACAATACATTCATATAAAGTACAGTATTTAAAGCTGATTAGTAAAAGTTATGTGTCTAAAGAAGGCAGCAGAatgcatcaaatcttcacttaGTTACAATCCCCCTGAGCAGCTTGTTGGTGACAGTGAAAAGGAACGACTccctttgaacaggaagaaactcctgcagaaccagaaccagaaccaggatcaggATGAGTTGCCGTCTGAGGTTTGAggggacaggaaagagacacaaacaagcacagaaggattggtccaggtgtagtttctataggaagaaaacaacaactacaacaacaaaaaagacattttaatggCAGCAGTAACTGTTTGTACAAgcatggagagtagagagagaaaagacagcAACAGAGTAAGGACatgtgttcagtttgtcctccagcagtctgagcctatagcagcagaactaagggataactcagaaaacccaaaccaaccctaactataggatttatctaataggaaagtcttaagtctggTCTTCAACGTAGACACAGTGTCAGcatcatggacagaaactggaagttggttccacatcagaggagcctgagaactgaaagctctgcctcctgttctacatTTAGGAACTCTAGGAACcagaagtaaacctgcagtctgagagcgaagggCCGTGTTAGAATTAATGTGGTGCAATAATGGGTCAGTTCAGCcaataaatttgatgttttcttaATTACTTCTTGTGTACTTACCTGTCTGACAGACAGTTTGAGGTCTTCCTGTCATTTCTGTCTCCAATATAATAACAAAGGATTTTATTCCCAAATTATTGTAAAGAAGTAgaatttttttgtatattttatgaaTTTCGTAGTGATTCTGTGATAAAATGTAGcaggattttgttttactgtacattgtctcaatttttatttatgtttttctctgATATTTGATTTAATCATTGAAGCCCTATAAACTaccgttgtttttgtttaatttctttggTTATTCAGCAGCCTGTAAGTGGAGTGACAGCCTCTGAGAATAACACAACGGAGCAGGAACCAAGGTAGTGTGATGGAAACTGTCCCTCcgtcttctttttatttggatGTTATACTTCTGATCATAATAACTAATAGTCAGTAAACCTtctaaaggggaaaaaaaccttctattctttgattaaaacctaaacattgaaaaaatgctgcattttcaaacatgttggttttaaccaagttgttgtttttttacttttgtgtcaTTGTGACCTGAtttattcttgctttttttctgctcctcgcTCCAGTCCaaactcagctgcagcagaaaccaaCAAAGGCTTCCAGGAGTATTCCATCAAACAAGATAATATCAAGTACAACATGAACATTTATACTTCTTAAACCAATCAACATCTATTTAATTTGATAGTGTTTTACGTTTTGAAAGTAGAATTTAGCAAAATGCTTTTTCTAATTTAGCAGAAAAGACACTTTGTGTGTTGTAAgtgctgttttctgtgcagCATATATCTGACTAAGAAGCTAATTCGCTATATTATACTTTACCAACAGCTCCTCTATTACAGCATCAACAATGAAACTGGTTATCTTGTAAAGGTAACCGTGTCCCTTTCTGCCTTCTAGTCTACGCCCGAACCAGCTGAAGATCTTTGCCTGCGAGTTCTGTCATAAGATCTTTAAGTTCAGACACTCGCTGGTGTCCCACCTCAGGACACACACTCAGGAGAAACCTTTTCAGTGTCCGCACTGTGACTATGCTTCAGCCATCAAAGGTAAGCACTAACTCGGGGGGGAATTCAGCTAATTTTGAGATTGAAGCAGTTGAGACTGATTGAAGACTAATTGAAGATCTCCTCTCCAAAGCCAACCTGAACGTTCACCTGAGGAAGCACACAGGAGAGAAGTTCAGCTGCGATCACTGCTCTTTCAGCAGCCCCAGCCCGGGACACCTCAAGGTGCCGcgatttttgttattttgatatttattatGAAATAAATTGCGAAAATACACGGTGTCTCTGGTTACGGCGGCGGCTCTCTTTGCTTTTGTGGGAACGCAGGTTCACGTCGAGCGAGTCCACCAGAAGGTGAAGCAGCACTGCGGCTTCTGTGAGAAAAAGTACTCTGACGTGAAGAACCTTCTGAAACACATGGAGAGACATCACAACCTGAAGGAACCTGCCGTTTTCCAGAACTACCAGGAGCAGAGGTTTGATGAGAGCCGCATCGTTTCCCCTAAAAAAGATACTAAAGAGCTTTTTCACCATCTCGCTGTTTCATGTTCCATTTGTCACCTCAGACATGCACTGATGATTTTCTGTAAATTGCATACAGAAATAGCTTCTTTAACATACTTTTAATGGTGCCAGTTTGGCAAACTGTaatcaaatattgaaaaaaataaaacagtttgagaaAAAGCTCGCAGCAGACTCACTGTCTCCATGGCAAAGATGGTGAAGACAGTAGAGAGGTTGGATTAGGCACTGAGTTCAGTGTCATACTCCCACCTGTTACCCTAACACACCCACCTTTCCACTGTGTTTATAATCCAGATTAAAGACTCGTAAGGGCCTCAGGCAGCTCCTCTATCACTGTCCAACCTGTAACCGACACTTCAAGAACCAGCTGAGCCGGGAGCGCCACATGCTCATGCACGGCCCTCAGCCCCCCTTCGCTTGCTCGCTCTGTGACTACGCTGCGACCAAGATGGTTGCCCTCGCCGCCCACGTCAGGAAGCACCTCTTCCTGTACGTCTGCTGCGCGTGCGACCGACAGCTGGTGAGCTCGCATCGACTGAGGGGCCACCTGAAGGAGTCCCACCCCGAGCTGGACCCGGAGCGAGCATTCGCCGacagcatcagcatcagctACTGTCTGATCCCGCCTGAGGGAGGCGGGGGCAGCGAGGAGGCGCAGAGGCGAGCGATGGAGGAGCACGAGGAGGGCGAAGACGACAGAGGTGAGGCCGTAGGCATTAAGGAGCGAGACAGGGAGCAGCAGACGATGAAAGAACAAGACAGATCGCTGGATGGAAGGGGAGAAGTGCAGATAACTGCGGGAGCGAGTGAAaaagaagacgaagaagaatTAAGGAATAAAGGTGCTCAGGAGAGTTCTCAGGACAGATGtgaggaagcagcagctgaggagaaattacacaaaacaaCATGTCCCCCTGTAGctgagaacacacacaccttgTCCCCAGAGACCGTTCACGACCCGCTCCGGGAAGACGGGACTCAAGAAAACACACGCACgtctgcaggaagtgacacGTCTTCATCGTTAGGGAACACAGACTCTGACCTGAGCAAAGACACGCCTTCATCTTCAGGTCCTCAGGTGGACAACGGACACACTTCACTTTCAGAAAAGgttaagttaaagaaaaaaaaagtctttagttCAGTCTCTGATATTTATATTGGTCTTGAGGCtttaatttttctctgctggtgCTTTTCCATCAGAGTGCGTTCCAGCAGGTGTTTTCCTCCCTGCAGAAGACTCGGCTCGATATGGACACGTTCCAAAGACTCAGAAAGATTTACGGAGACCTGGAGTGTCAACACTGCGGTGAGACGATAACATTGTGTGCagcctgctgtttttttatttatttaattttattttgtgttttagctgtGTCTCATCCCATTTTTCTGCTCTGCAGGGAAATTGTTCTGGTACAAAGTCCATTTCAATGTCCACGTTCGAACGCACACCAGGGAGCACTTGCATTACTGTTCGAAGTGCAGCTACTCCTCCATCACCAAGAGCTCCTTGAATCGGCACCAGATCCAGAAGCACAGCGGCCTGCTGCTGCCGTGTTCTGTGCCCGGCTGTAAATACACCACGCCTGACAAATACAAACTACAGGCCCACACGAAGACACACCACAACCAGGTAAAGAGGCTGGAGAGGAGATTTGTTATAGTgtgcaaatatatttttaaaagattcgCTGAGATTGTCTTAAAATAGCATCTGAGGTGAAAAGATCTGATTATTTCTATAAGAGATATGAGTGGTATTTGCttggatttttctttgtaacaTCACGCCACCGTCTGATGGTTGTTTACAGGGAAGCAGTGCGACCTGTCCTGTCTGTCAGTGCAGTTTCCCAGAGCACAGATTAAAGTACCACATTAGATCATCCCACCCAGGTAAAGGACAAGCAATAAATATGTCAATATTTGATCATGTTCGTACTTTAAAATGAAACGTAAAACCTGAGACTATTAAAATGTTCTAATTGCTCGCTATACAGCAGTTTTACCTCTTTTTAAAAggtactttgtgtgtgtgtatgctttTGGCAGACGAAGTGCCCATGCCAGGAAAGAAGCTGATGGTGCAGCGCGCAGAGAAATGTCCTTACTGTGACTCCTACTTCCTGAAGAACAGCAGCGACTTTCAGCAGCACATCTGGGCACATCAAGGTGCAAGCCCACTCTCTGTATAACACAGTGAAGCCCACGCTCACAGCACAAGTCTGCAGCATCTCTAACCATTCTGTCACTTCTTTCTGTGCTGAGCTTCCATCTGTCTCAGCCTCTTCTTTCTCCCCCTCCCCTTTGAGGacttaatagaaaaaaatacaagaggCAAACTATTGGTTAAGTtacaacagtttgtttgtttctttaacaaatCCAAACATAATTTTCACTCCCTTATCCTTATTTTTCTGTGAGGTGACCGAGACTGTTCTCGTATCTTGGCTGGAGCAGCTGCTCATTTTGGTTTTGAGTTTTATCACCTCTCTTACCTTGAGGAGTTGTTTACCTTGAGGTTCCAGCTGTCATCAGGCTGAGATACTGGAGCCTGCACACAGATATCCAGCACAGGTGTTCAGGAAGGTCTCGGAGGACACAgcatttctgatatttttacataaaactcaTAGAAAAGCTTGAATTTGATtagttagttttaaaacaaaatacccTTGTGTTTCTCCTGGACCATCATTTAACACAAGGCATAAAAGAAAATAGCTTCTAAGAAGTCAGTTTTTAAGtatttcattcacacacatttgtttcttcatttgtgtttgcaaagttgCAGGTCGTCTGTTTGatcttagtgtgtgtgtgtgtgactgcatGTAGGTTTGAAGCCGTACGTCTGCGGCGTGTGCAACTACTCGAGTCGCAATCGGAGCAACCTGAAGACTCACATGAACCGCCACAACACGGAGAGCCGTCATCTCTGCGATCTGTGCGGCAAAAAGTTCAAATCCAAGCTCACGCTGAAAAGCCACAGGCTGAGCCACACAGACGAAGGTACGCAGAAATACTGCTC is a genomic window of Kryptolebias marmoratus isolate JLee-2015 linkage group LG16, ASM164957v2, whole genome shotgun sequence containing:
- the LOC108232198 gene encoding zinc finger protein ZFAT isoform X3 yields the protein MWGKWTEDKQVGVLANFNSNMLMESSFIPGSKSKRANVFVLKRLVKTSLAADFCAQAGSVFMCRLCHLFSPSRSQLLVHCSQLHPQHESTEDIMIALQPLIAEPVEKLAEGPVKRKRGRPKGSTKKTHINLTEETSAAAHSAEDDSQREQKRNKEEDQGCSLDKVAEGEILKLECRHCHRSFGNKRQILKHICLKQDDKEEDDTENEGVCGAEVEGGSGGATVNHAKQKSARGSKEKDVNSFKLSRGNISNEEDPTSGQKKSVIGVVLTEDKILPGVSKMVPVEDNSAETESAAVRAHHQQPVSGVTASENNTTEQEPSPNSAAAETNKGFQEYSIKQDNINLRPNQLKIFACEFCHKIFKFRHSLVSHLRTHTQEKPFQCPHCDYASAIKANLNVHLRKHTGEKFSCDHCSFSSPSPGHLKVHVERVHQKVKQHCGFCEKKYSDVKNLLKHMERHHNLKEPAVFQNYQEQRLKTRKGLRQLLYHCPTCNRHFKNQLSRERHMLMHGPQPPFACSLCDYAATKMVALAAHVRKHLFLYVCCACDRQLVSSHRLRGHLKESHPELDPERAFADSISISYCLIPPEGGGGSEEAQRRAMEEHEEGEDDRGEAVGIKERDREQQTMKEQDRSLDGRGEVQITAGASEKEDEEELRNKGAQESSQDRCEEAAAEEKLHKTTCPPVAENTHTLSPETVHDPLREDGTQENTRTSAGSDTSSSLGNTDSDLSKDTPSSSGPQVDNGHTSLSEKSAFQQVFSSLQKTRLDMDTFQRLRKIYGDLECQHCGKLFWYKVHFNVHVRTHTREHLHYCSKCSYSSITKSSLNRHQIQKHSGLLLPCSVPGCKYTTPDKYKLQAHTKTHHNQGSSATCPVCQCSFPEHRLKYHIRSSHPDEVPMPGKKLMVQRAEKCPYCDSYFLKNSSDFQQHIWAHQGLKPYVCGVCNYSSRNRSNLKTHMNRHNTESRHLCDLCGKKFKSKLTLKSHRLSHTDEGKKFQCSECHFKSVFKPSLLRHMEQHAKFKPVRCAHCHYSCNVAGVLKRHYKMKHPDETYENDGPGLPSSDTLEQQGALKCPECEFVYGTKWELNRHLKNKHNLKVVEARWEVAEETEAQFVSVEDEEQLTDAPVAILEDSVNIQQLTKLSSETHSAVASLVAMGPGTVAVVQQVAEEQEVGDCSEQLMVVNAEGAVDGNQVMVVEETSGLEALTVLTQGENAHHYIVYIQEQTVEIN
- the LOC108232198 gene encoding zinc finger protein ZFAT isoform X1; translated protein: MWGKWTEDKQVGVLANFNSNMLMESSFIPGSKSKRANVFVLKRLVKTSLAADFCAQAGSVFMCRLCHLFSPSRSQLLVHCSQLHPQHESTEDIMIALQPLIAEPVEKLAEGPVKRKRGRPKGSTKKTHINLTEETSAAAHSAEDDSQREQKRNKEEDQGCSLDKVAEGEILKLECRHCHRSFGNKRQILKHICLKQDDKEEDDTENEGVCGAEVEGGSGGATVNHAKQKSARGSKEKDVNSFKLSRGNISNEEDPTSGQKKSVIGVVLTEDKILPGVSKMVPVEDNSAETESAAVRAHHQQPVSGVTASENNTTEQEPSPNSAAAETNKGFQEYSIKQDNINLRPNQLKIFACEFCHKIFKFRHSLVSHLRTHTQEKPFQCPHCDYASAIKANLNVHLRKHTGEKFSCDHCSFSSPSPGHLKVHVERVHQKVKQHCGFCEKKYSDVKNLLKHMERHHNLKEPAVFQNYQEQRLKTRKGLRQLLYHCPTCNRHFKNQLSRERHMLMHGPQPPFACSLCDYAATKMVALAAHVRKHLFLYVCCACDRQLVSSHRLRGHLKESHPELDPERAFADSISISYCLIPPEGGGGSEEAQRRAMEEHEEGEDDRGEAVGIKERDREQQTMKEQDRSLDGRGEVQITAGASEKEDEEELRNKGAQESSQDRCEEAAAEEKLHKTTCPPVAENTHTLSPETVHDPLREDGTQENTRTSAGSDTSSSLGNTDSDLSKDTPSSSGPQVDNGHTSLSEKSAFQQVFSSLQKTRLDMDTFQRLRKIYGDLECQHCGKLFWYKVHFNVHVRTHTREHLHYCSKCSYSSITKSSLNRHQIQKHSGLLLPCSVPGCKYTTPDKYKLQAHTKTHHNQGSSATCPVCQCSFPEHRLKYHIRSSHPDEVPMPGKKLMVQRAEKCPYCDSYFLKNSSDFQQHIWAHQGLKPYVCGVCNYSSRNRSNLKTHMNRHNTESRHLCDLCGKKFKSKLTLKSHRLSHTDEGKKFQCSECHFKSVFKPSLLRHMEQHAKFKPVRCAHCHYSCNVAGVLKRHYKMKHPDETYENDGPGLPSSDTLEQQGALKCPECEFVYGTKWELNRHLKNKHNLKVVEARWEVAEETEAQFVSVEDEEQLTDAPVAILEDSVNIQQLTKLSSETHSAVASLVAMGPGTVAVVQQLQVAEEQEVGDCSEQLMVVNAEGAVDGNQVMVVEETSGLEALTVLTQGENAHHYIVYIQEQTVEIN